The genome window GATTATCTATGGCGCCCATATAGAGCGGCTTAAGCCACCTTTGAAATGCAATGTCGCCATAAACTGCTCTTGTTTCATCAAAAATTTGATCCTGTAAATTCTTAACAAAAGCGTCAAGATTATTACTCATCAGAATTTTTTCCCTTCATGCTTTCTGCCGCATAATATATAGTGCTGTTTTTACGTTCCATTCTGATTTGATCGGTCCGCATCAGCTTTCCGAGATATTTTGAAACCTCATTGAGATGCATACCGAATATATCCGCAATCTGGTCCGCTGTACACGGTCGTCGCTGCAACATGGAAAAAATGGTTTGTTGGTTCACCTGCAAATGTTCGGCATGCTCTGTACTGAATTCTGCAATAACCTCCGCCGGAGGTTGAAACAGATGGGTTAGCGCCTCCATACGTTCTTTAGACAAGGCTGCGGCGAAATCCTCAGCCGGCGGACGAACAGCCGTATTCAGATTAATTCGATCCGGGCTGATTTCCTTTGCCAAAGCGGCAATTTTTCGGACATCGTCCGGGGTTGAGTTCATACCTTCCACCAAAAAAACCTCTATCCATAGCTCGCCATTGAATTGCGCACGAAAAGCCTTTTGACCTTCCAGAAGCTGATCGAACCGGGCTCGAGTATGGGGGCGGTTCACCAGCTCGTAGGAGTCCTGATCCCAGGCGCTAAGGGAAACCTTCACAATGTCGGCAAAAGATGCCGCGTCGCGCACTTCCGGAAGATGCAGCATTGTTCCATTGGTCAATAGGAGGGCAGGTATTTTGCTGTTTCTTTGAATAAATTGAAGCACCTCCCCAAAGCGTGAGTGGAGCGTAGGCTCTCCGGAACCGGAAAGTGTGATATAATCCGCTTTACCGCTGTTTTTAAGCCAATCTTCAAGCTCGGCCAATACCATATCCGTAGGAACATATTCTTGCCTGGTTATTGTTTTTTCAGTGGTTCGTCCTAACTGGCAAAAAACACAATCAAGACTGCATTTTTTGTAAATATTCAAATCAACGCCCAAAGACCGTCCGAAACGGCGAGACGGAACCGGGCCAAACAGATATTTATAATCTCCCATTGATCACTTTTCCTTATTTTTTTACCAACTCCAATATCTCGTTAATAATTATTACGTCTGATAATGGATATTATGTAAACTTTTATTAAAATCGATTATCCCGCATTTCCCTTGCTGTCTCCCACCCTTACAATCAGTTCTCTCACAGCAGGAACAACAAAAATATTATCATGTTTCATTTTGCTGAGGCATGAAGCAAGGATCTTGTTTTTTTTCTGAATCGTTTTATGTTTATCCATTATGAAAAAATATTTTCCTTTAACTTTACATAGCCCGCTTTTCACATTGATTCCAGTGTTTTTAAAATTTTTTTCCGTAACATCAATATCAAGCTTTTCTGCAAGATTTTTTAATTCCTGATAGATTTGTTCCGGTTTCATATATATAACCTTAATGGTTAGGTGTAAATGATGTATAAATTTTCAGAATGAGGGGTAACTATAATCACAGAGTTCACTCTATTTGCCATTAGTGGTGCACGAGCATGGCCCTTGTCATAAGTAGAAAACGAAATAAACTTTCTGTAGATAGCTTTTTAGATTTAAAATTACAGGTATTACGGTTTAAAATGTTCGGCAGACACTGAGGTTTACTGGAAATTTTATTCATCCCCCATTGGGCAAAAACAAAGTTTCCATCAATATCTTCAAAAGATGATCTGGATAGTTTATTTTTATATTTCAGGTATTTTTTAGTTTTGGCAATTAAAATTATATTGTTTTCTTTTGATAATTTATTGAAATTATTGATTGTAAGCAAACGCGAATGGGAATCATTATAGTTAAGCCCATACGATAATTCTCCTGCGCTGTTTAGTAATGCGACATTATTTCTTTTATAACCAGCATGCCCTGTCGGGCACAACAAAGAATGAAACAGTTGCATTTTAGTGATAAAGGTCATAACTATTCATTTTTTTTTATTACCATATAAATTCAAAAGGATAATTATGACCAAGCCAATGGATGAACTATGGTCTTACCTTAAAAATAAAAGTCAACAATTATGGGTTTTTATCGCTCTTGAATCCACAACAAAATTCTGGATCGGTTTCGAGTTGGGTTCAAGAACAACTTACACTGCAAACCGTTTAGTAAAGGGCATTAAAAAGTTGGGCAAATGGGGAAAAGATAATATATTAAAGGTCGCTACAGATAAATTAGCGGCTTACAAAAATGCGCTCGAAAACATTATGTCTGAAATTCCTTATGCTTACCTGCAAATTGTTAAGCGCCGAATAAAGCGTCGGCTTGTAACAGTTAAAAAATATTTTGTAAAAGGTACTGTAAAAGATTTCCCCGGAAAAAGCCAAAACACCTCATTTATTGAGAGACTGAACCTTACCCTAAGGCAACATATCTCCTATCTTCAGAGAAAAACCCTGGGGTATTGCAAGAACAAGCTGAATTTTAGTAATGTAATGTGGATTAACTTATTCAACTATAATTACATACAATTTCATAAGAGCTTACGAATACGAATTAACAATGAAAACGAGAAATTTATAAAAAAGTATAACCATAATACACCGGCAATGCAGATGGGACTTACGAATTCTCCACTAAACTGGAGATATCTCATTACAGTCCCAATACCTTGTAAGTAGCTGATTTTTCGAACCTGCATTGTTTTGTAGGGACTACCGAAAAATGCAAAAGGTTTGGTTAAATAATCATCACTTCCCCTCTGAAAACCCTTTACACGATCCTGTACCGATCGTTTGGCGCTTAAAATAATAATAGGTGTATTGATTCCGTTCCGTCTTAACTGATCAATTACACTCAAGCCGTCAAGTTTGGGCAGCATTAAATCTAAAACAATGGTATCATATGATAAGATACCGGCCATATGAAGAGCATCCTCACCATTTTCAACATGATCAACTGAAAAACCTTCCTCCTGAAAACCTTTTTTTATAAAAGAGGCAATTTTTACATCATCTTCAACGAGTAAAATTTTCATAATCGATTTTTTGCTCCCGCTCAAGCTGATAATCTATTTGCCACATAGTTGGGGCCTACAATCAAAAGATTGTTGTAGATAGTCGAATGAAGCAGCTCCATTTTACTGCCGAACAGAATATCCCGAATCATGCCATGACCATATGCGCCTAGAACCACAAGAGAATCATGGGGAACATCGTAAAGGTTCTCTTCAAATTTTCCTTTGTCGAAAAACAGCCATTTGTTCAGGTGGCGGTTCAAGCGGTCATCCATATTTTGATCCTGAACCATTTTTTCATAATCGCTGCGGGTGTTTTTCTTTTCAAGCCGGGTTACTATATTCAGCGGCATCCCTGAGCTTTCACTGACCCGCAATCCAAGCCGAAGTGCATTCACAGCATTGGCCGATCCACCGAAAAAGACGGTTATGCTGTGCCATTCCTTAAAGACCGGACTTGTCAAAAGAACGGGAAAAGATGCTGATTTTACAATATTTCTTACCTTGGTACCTATGTTGCCAAGACTAAGCCTTGAAGTTGTGTCACTAATACTGCGAGGACAGCACATATAGTCAAATTCAGTATTAATATCAGGCAGGGTTGAGGCGGTATAGTGTTTCGGTGTATAGAATCTTGCTTTGAAACCACCCTGCTCAACAAGTTCCGTAGCGTGTTGCACGGATGTGTCCGGCGCAGTCAGGTATGAGTTGTCAAGATCGATCTGTGCGACTTCATTTTCAAAGTACATCAAGAATTTGGTATGTTTGGGAACGTAAATCACAGGAGCTATCCCGACCTGGTTACAGAAATAGATGGATTGCAGCAGGGTCTCCCTTCCTACGGGAGAGTTTCTAAAAATATGAAATAGTTGATGATTCATTTTATACTCCTTCCGGTTTATCCCAGAGCACACTCAGTCCAGGGTTTGAACCATGAGTTCTTTGCGGTATTTATCTAAAAGAGTCGCTTTGGATATCATGCCGATAAACCTGTTATTGGCCACCACCGGTATACTAAACAGGTTCTTTCTATCCATTATATTAAGTACTTCTGCCAGGTCATCATCCGGAAAAACTCTATCCACATTACTATCCATTATCTGCCATAAAAATACCGCGTTGTGCATACCACTATTGAATAGATAGGTTCTTATCTCGCTAAGATTGATCAATCCTAAAAAACGACCTGTTTTTTCATCTTCAACAGGAAAAAAGTTTCTTTTCGATTTTTTAATAATATTGATAAATTCGCCAAGCAGCATATTTTGATTTACTGTTATACAATCCCTCTCAAGCAGTTCAGGCACGCTTAAATCCGACAACACTCTTGCATCCGTGCCAGGCCTGAGAAGCTGTCCCTTGGCCACCAGGGCTTTAAGATAAAACGAGGCCGGCTCAATATAATGGCATACTGTGGTGGAGAGAGATGATACTATTAAAAGAGGCAGGATTACATTATAGCCTCCTGTTATTTCGACTATAAGAAAAATTCCTGTCAGGGGCGCCTGCAGCATACCGCTGATGAGTCCTGCCATGCCGAGGAGCGCATAACAACCTTCGTTAATCCATGACAGCGAAGGCCATATTACGGTAAGCGCGCGATAATATGTCAGTCCTGCAAGGCTTCCTATGACAAGGCAGGGGGCAAATATACCGCCTGATCCCCCTGCGCCGAGAGTAAGGGATGTGGCAAAAATTTTGGCCAAAAGAGCTATTGCTGCAAATAAAGTTCCTTTTGCGAATGTTCCGTTTATCATATTCCCTGTGGAATGATAGCCCTCACCAAGAACAACAGGCAAAAATATTCCTATTATTCCGACTGCACATCCTCCGGCGGCCGCACGCAGCCATAAAGGGATTTTGATTTTTCCGGAAACTCCTCGAACGGTTTTTAAACATCGGGTGAGAAAAATCGATGCGCCGGCAGTAAAAACGGCAAGACCGAAAGATGCCCCAATGTCAAAAAAGCTTATATCAAAGTTGTAATGGGCAAATGCGATA of Desulfosarcina sp. BuS5 contains these proteins:
- a CDS encoding radical SAM protein; this translates as MGDYKYLFGPVPSRRFGRSLGVDLNIYKKCSLDCVFCQLGRTTEKTITRQEYVPTDMVLAELEDWLKNSGKADYITLSGSGEPTLHSRFGEVLQFIQRNSKIPALLLTNGTMLHLPEVRDAASFADIVKVSLSAWDQDSYELVNRPHTRARFDQLLEGQKAFRAQFNGELWIEVFLVEGMNSTPDDVRKIAALAKEISPDRINLNTAVRPPAEDFAAALSKERMEALTHLFQPPAEVIAEFSTEHAEHLQVNQQTIFSMLQRRPCTADQIADIFGMHLNEVSKYLGKLMRTDQIRMERKNSTIYYAAESMKGKNSDE
- a CDS encoding IS1 family transposase, translated to MTKPMDELWSYLKNKSQQLWVFIALESTTKFWIGFELGSRTTYTANRLVKGIKKLGKWGKDNILKVATDKLAAYKNALENIMSEIPYAYLQIVKRRIKRRLVTVKKYFVKGTVKDFPGKSQNTSFIERLNLTLRQHISYLQRKTLGYCKNKLNFSNVMWINLFNYNYIQFHKSLRIRINNENEKFIKKYNHNTPAMQMGLTNSPLNWRYLITVPIPCK
- a CDS encoding chloride channel protein: MSIFRSWHNPLRWNVFRSDDRLFLILIAVIVGSCSGLAAVALNWSIATLFDRLHSFRHYWWAFTLPAFGAALSSLFLEKIVNEGAGHGVPEVVYSVSRYGGLLRFRSSFSRIISSCLTIGSGGSAGPEAPVVMSGAAIGSNIASFFSLNDRQRIIIVGCGAAGAISSIFNAPVAGLVFSIEVILGEWKAGNIVPIAIASVAGTEISRLLQGNNIAFAHYNFDISFFDIGASFGLAVFTAGASIFLTRCLKTVRGVSGKIKIPLWLRAAAGGCAVGIIGIFLPVVLGEGYHSTGNMINGTFAKGTLFAAIALLAKIFATSLTLGAGGSGGIFAPCLVIGSLAGLTYYRALTVIWPSLSWINEGCYALLGMAGLISGMLQAPLTGIFLIVEITGGYNVILPLLIVSSLSTTVCHYIEPASFYLKALVAKGQLLRPGTDARVLSDLSVPELLERDCITVNQNMLLGEFINIIKKSKRNFFPVEDEKTGRFLGLINLSEIRTYLFNSGMHNAVFLWQIMDSNVDRVFPDDDLAEVLNIMDRKNLFSIPVVANNRFIGMISKATLLDKYRKELMVQTLD